A portion of the Sandaracinaceae bacterium genome contains these proteins:
- a CDS encoding L,D-transpeptidase — protein sequence MAHLVCVLNPLRKLTRAVLVMAPLALALAAWGCDDPVAPPQSPTPPVAQPTEPVAEAPSEPAPPAPLRQPVPVWIEGSRQEPVELSDAPGQGYLVLDLGDDWTPYLFTEASAPGETPIPNAYRATYLALARGEHPDDHHGRRAQRDKYLELYGIPPTLGLLRQRNVATRALACVADIEYEALRTFDGFIAYDSNSAARTEARRHTALENELTALARQGGGTLESLDPSALSGADRRRLTEYRERHAKFLVIDAVQRRLECEGHFVGKGTFIRGAMDWVTHEALAEFERRHRIYGWGFIGRETLDALRKTPLENERDAVLRVLTERAVHAAGILEDGSTAEAHPSETRYVGADGQRHTVRNLVAELEARIVESFGLATAEDVGVWLESLGELGGHVPVAFPAIELPEYYSNDIELSVEVDRGDIWYEFPYDAEGNERAQPVSRRPHTTVYATYRGQRIALARYGTTVGGWRSDNVGGRLMWRYKNSPAGPRVWSRIIASPVWLPPDSSPPRGLLTPAGGGRLEVNYDETGPSYASAYGLVAAYHQLYSEGEEGDVRLGGDQGIRMHGSVDYMSIMRRHSHGCHRLHNHIAVRLMSFVLRHRPHTRRGQQVLGFRRNIEHDGRSYPMAIDAGGYVFRLERPLPVTVLEGRILGAQLTPIEHEIPKYDPEIGAYVMPDGQWVTVDRHGNITPREMPVPLEGTVPTGEEGVTGGPSVGPAGADEAAEGLISGEDDQTRAPAPAPRPATPATTPPTRPAAPAPGAPAAAAPRPSAAPALTTTTPPRAP from the coding sequence ATGGCCCATCTAGTGTGCGTGCTGAACCCCCTCCGTAAGCTGACCCGCGCCGTGCTCGTCATGGCGCCTCTGGCGCTGGCCCTGGCCGCGTGGGGGTGTGACGACCCCGTTGCCCCGCCGCAGTCACCCACTCCGCCCGTGGCCCAGCCGACCGAGCCCGTGGCGGAAGCGCCCAGCGAGCCAGCGCCGCCGGCGCCCCTGCGGCAGCCGGTGCCGGTGTGGATCGAAGGCAGCCGGCAAGAGCCGGTGGAGCTCTCGGATGCACCTGGCCAGGGCTACTTGGTGTTGGACCTGGGCGATGACTGGACGCCCTACCTCTTCACCGAGGCGAGCGCGCCCGGCGAGACGCCGATCCCGAACGCGTACCGCGCCACGTACCTGGCGCTTGCGCGCGGCGAGCACCCCGACGACCACCACGGGCGCCGCGCCCAGCGCGACAAGTACCTGGAGCTCTACGGCATCCCGCCCACCCTCGGGCTGCTGCGCCAGCGCAACGTCGCCACGCGCGCGCTCGCCTGCGTGGCGGACATCGAGTACGAGGCGCTGCGCACGTTCGACGGCTTCATCGCCTACGACAGCAACTCCGCGGCGCGCACGGAGGCCCGTCGGCACACCGCGCTCGAGAACGAGCTCACCGCGCTCGCCCGTCAGGGGGGTGGCACGCTCGAGTCGCTGGACCCCAGCGCGCTCAGCGGGGCCGACCGGCGACGACTGACCGAGTACCGCGAGCGTCACGCCAAGTTCTTGGTCATCGACGCCGTGCAGCGCCGCCTCGAGTGCGAAGGGCACTTCGTGGGGAAGGGCACCTTCATCCGCGGCGCCATGGACTGGGTGACCCATGAGGCGCTCGCCGAGTTCGAGCGGCGCCACCGTATCTACGGCTGGGGCTTCATCGGGCGCGAGACGCTGGACGCGCTGCGCAAGACGCCGCTCGAGAACGAGCGCGACGCCGTCCTGCGCGTGCTGACCGAGCGAGCCGTGCACGCGGCGGGCATCCTCGAGGACGGCAGCACCGCCGAGGCGCACCCCTCGGAGACGCGCTACGTGGGTGCCGACGGCCAGCGCCACACGGTCCGGAACCTGGTCGCGGAGCTCGAGGCGCGCATCGTCGAGTCGTTCGGGCTCGCCACCGCCGAGGACGTGGGCGTGTGGCTCGAGAGCCTGGGCGAGCTCGGCGGACACGTGCCCGTGGCGTTCCCGGCCATCGAGCTGCCCGAGTACTACTCGAACGACATCGAGCTCTCGGTGGAGGTGGACCGCGGCGACATCTGGTACGAGTTTCCGTACGACGCCGAGGGGAACGAGCGCGCCCAGCCCGTGTCGCGCCGTCCGCACACCACGGTCTACGCCACCTACCGTGGCCAGCGCATCGCGCTCGCGCGCTACGGCACCACGGTGGGCGGCTGGCGCAGCGACAACGTGGGCGGGCGGCTGATGTGGCGCTACAAGAACTCGCCCGCAGGCCCGCGCGTGTGGAGTCGCATCATCGCTTCGCCGGTCTGGCTGCCGCCGGACTCGTCGCCGCCGCGTGGGCTGCTCACGCCTGCCGGAGGTGGGCGCCTCGAGGTGAACTACGACGAGACCGGCCCGAGCTACGCCTCCGCCTACGGCCTCGTGGCGGCGTATCACCAGCTCTACTCCGAGGGCGAAGAGGGGGACGTGCGCCTGGGTGGCGACCAGGGCATCCGGATGCACGGCTCGGTGGACTACATGAGCATCATGCGGCGCCACAGCCACGGGTGTCACCGCCTCCACAACCACATCGCGGTGCGCCTGATGTCCTTCGTGCTGCGCCACCGCCCACACACCCGGCGCGGCCAGCAGGTGCTCGGGTTCCGGCGCAACATCGAGCACGACGGCCGCAGCTATCCCATGGCCATCGACGCGGGTGGCTACGTCTTCCGGCTCGAGCGGCCGCTGCCCGTGACGGTGCTCGAGGGACGCATCCTCGGTGCTCAGCTGACGCCCATCGAGCACGAGATCCCGAAGTACGACCCCGAGATCGGTGCGTACGTGATGCCCGATGGCCAGTGGGTCACCGTGGATCGCCACGGCAACATCACGCCTCGCGAGATGCCCGTGCCGCTCGAGGGCACCGTGCCCACGGGCGAAGAGGGGGTGACCGGTGGTCCTTCGGTGGGCCCCGCGGGAGCCGACGAAGCCGCCGAGGGACTCATCTCGGGCGAGGACGACCAGACGCGCGCGCCTGCCCCGGCACCCCGCCCCGCCACACCCGCCACCACTCCGCCGACCCGGCCCGCCGCGCCGGCGCCTGGGGCCCCGGCCGCAGCAGCCCCACGCCCCAGCGCAGCACCCGCTCTCACCACCACCACCCCACCCCGAGCGCCATGA
- a CDS encoding radical SAM protein encodes MSLSNPVPVPRAGNQPVSPFRDPRRNVEINIGKTCNNKCVFCLDGMPTKEDKAFMPFEEMVTELNRYRAEGHLSVGFLGGEPTTYPWIVESVALAKQLGFTRIALATNAMMLRREPFLDKLLDAGLTRTTISMHGHTAELEDKLTMVPGGFEKKCTAIRNLLARKRAGALADGVSVNIVLNGWNYRALPKMLKFFYETMGLDDVRVNFVRPEGYAEGNPDLTPAYSDVIPILTKAILLNEFHFKKTFTFGGIPMCVLPEELLRSRRLLTKYCGDIYRDLSTDCSIRAGSAVGLVPENAGVSIIDSGRARFNWQDRKRADLKHQAESCQRCSMTDVCEGVWAGYTEIYGFSEFAPLEWEEGAVVRGAPRPVAAPVGTALETKKRFPRRLTVLQG; translated from the coding sequence GTGAGCCTGTCCAATCCCGTTCCCGTCCCCCGTGCGGGCAATCAGCCTGTCAGCCCCTTCCGCGATCCGCGGCGCAACGTCGAGATCAACATCGGCAAGACGTGCAACAACAAGTGCGTCTTCTGCTTGGACGGGATGCCCACCAAGGAGGACAAGGCCTTCATGCCGTTCGAGGAGATGGTGACCGAGCTCAACCGCTATCGCGCGGAAGGCCACCTCTCCGTCGGCTTCTTGGGCGGCGAACCCACCACCTATCCCTGGATCGTCGAGTCGGTGGCCCTCGCCAAGCAGCTGGGGTTCACGCGCATCGCCCTGGCCACCAACGCCATGATGCTGCGGCGCGAGCCTTTCCTCGACAAGCTGCTGGACGCAGGCCTCACGCGCACCACCATCTCCATGCACGGGCACACCGCCGAGCTGGAAGACAAGCTCACCATGGTGCCCGGGGGCTTCGAGAAGAAGTGCACCGCCATCCGCAACCTGCTCGCTCGCAAGCGCGCGGGGGCCCTCGCGGACGGCGTCTCGGTGAACATCGTGCTGAACGGATGGAACTACCGGGCCCTGCCCAAGATGCTCAAGTTCTTCTACGAGACCATGGGGCTCGACGACGTGCGGGTGAATTTCGTGCGGCCGGAGGGCTACGCCGAGGGCAACCCCGACCTGACGCCCGCGTACTCGGACGTCATCCCCATCCTCACGAAGGCCATCCTGCTGAACGAGTTCCACTTCAAGAAGACGTTCACGTTCGGCGGCATCCCCATGTGCGTGCTGCCCGAAGAGCTGCTGCGCAGCCGGCGGCTCCTGACCAAGTACTGCGGCGACATCTATCGCGACCTGAGCACGGACTGCTCTATCCGCGCGGGCAGCGCCGTGGGGCTGGTGCCCGAGAACGCGGGCGTGTCCATCATCGACAGCGGCCGTGCACGCTTCAACTGGCAGGACCGCAAGCGCGCCGACCTCAAGCATCAGGCCGAGAGCTGCCAGCGCTGCTCCATGACCGACGTCTGCGAGGGCGTCTGGGCCGGGTACACCGAGATCTACGGCTTCTCCGAGTTCGCTCCGCTCGAGTGGGAGGAAGGTGCGGTCGTCCGCGGGGCTCCCAGGCCCGTGGCGGCGCCCGTTGGCACGGCACTCGAGACCAAGAAGCGCTTTCCGCGCCGGCTGACGGTGCTCCAGGGCTGA